The region AATTATTAAAGACTTGTATATCTTTAAAAATTGATTTAGTTGTAATAGGAGGAGAAAAACCTCTTGCTTCAGGCTTAGCTGACAAGTTCAGAGACGCAGGCTTGGTAGTTTTTGGACCAGGCAAAAATGGTGCTCAATTAGAAGCAAGTAAGAAATGGGCAAAAGATTTAATGGCCGAAGCAGGAATACCTACAGCAAGATATTGGGCAGCAAATAACAAACCAGAAGCTTTAGATGTGTTAGCAAAAATAAATCAACCATTGGTTGTTAAAGCTGATGGACTCGCTTCTGGTAAAGGAGTGCGAGTCTGTCAATCTATACAGGAAACTCGCGAAGCTATAGAAGAAGCCTTTGCAGGAAAATTTGGAGAAGCCGGGACCACACTTGTTCTTGAGGAATGTCTTGAAGGACCAGAAGTATCGGTTTTTGCAATCAGCGATGGAGAAAATCTTACGATCTTGCCTACAGCACAAGATCACAAAAGATTATTAGAAGGTGACAAGGGGCCAAATACCGGGGGAATGGGTGCTTATGCACCTGCCAAGGTTCTTAATTCAGAAGGAATGGATCATATCAAGGAAACAATTCTTAAGCCCACATTAGAAGCATTAAACAAAAGAAATATCAATTACCGAGGAGTTATATATGCAGGATTAATGCTTACCAACGACGGTCCAAAAGTCATTGAATATAACTGTCGTTTTGGTGATCCTGAATGCCAAGCTTTAATGCCTTTATTGGGACCTGAGTTAGCCCAATTACTTCAAGCTGCTGCTCTGGGATCTTTAAAAAAAGCCCCTTTCTTAAAAATTAGCCCTCTAATGAGCGCATGTGTCGTTGCTACAACTTCTGGCTATCCTCATAATCCAAAAAAAGGTGATTTAGTTTCAATTCAACTGGATGAAAAAAAAGATTTTCCAATTCAACTCTTTCATTCTGGTACTAAATTAAGTAAAGAAGGTAATCTTATTACTTCAGGAGGGAGAGTTCTTTCAATAGTTGCTCAAGGTGCAAACTACAATGATGCATTCAATCTTGTTTATGAGGCTATAAAAGAAGTAAACTTTGATGGAATCAATTATAGAAAAGATATTGGCCACCAAATCAGAAATATTGACTCAATATATTAATTATTAATGACTACTAACAATATCAACCAAATAGAGCCTACTCAAGAGGAGGAAAGATCTGACGATAAAACAAGTCATCCAGGTCTAAAACCCTTAATTAATAAATGGTGGGACGAATTTAGCCTTAGAGCAAAACTATTAGCTATTGCAACTTTGATTGTAAGTCTTTTAATGTCTGGCATTACATTTTTCGCCTTAAGCAGCATTCAAAGGGATGCTGGAATGAATGACACTAGATATGCAAGAGATCTAGGCTTATTGCTTTCTGGCAATGTCACTGAACTAGTGGCAAAAGGTCAAGAGAGAGAACTTTTTAATGTGGCAGAGAAATTTTGGCGGTCAAGTAGGAATATTCGATATATATTCTTCACGGATACTGAAGGAATTGTTCAATTAGGTATCCCTATAAGCGCTACTCCTAGTGATTCAAAAAGTGAGTTTCAGTTAAGGAAAAAACTTCAATTACCACAAGAGTTAAAAAAACGTCCGCAATTTCCTCTCGTAAGACAGCATTTAACTCCTCAAGGCCAGGTTACAGATGTATTTGTTGCTTTACTTTTTAAGGGTAAATATGTAGGGAATCTTGCATTAGGGGTAACTCCCAATAAAAGTGCTCTTGCTAGTGCTGCATTGACAAGAGAAATAACTATTGCCGTATTTATATCTATATGGATACTTGTAATTATTGGTGCTGTATTTAATGCTCAAACTATTACCAAGCCCATACGAGAACTTGTTTCTGGGGTAAGGGAAATTGCCAAAGGTAATTTTAAATCAAGAATTATTTTGCCAATGAGTGGAGAACTAGGAGAACTACTAGATGGTTTTAATAACATGGCTTCTCAACTTGAAGATTATGATGCTGCTAATATTGAAGAGCTAAGAGCTGCACAAGTTAAGCAACAGTCCCTAATTGCAACTATGGCAGATGGTGCCATTTTACTTAATGAAAAAGGTAAAATTGTATTAGTAAATCCAACTGCAAGAAGATTATTTAGGTGGGAAGGACGTAATTTAGAGTCTCAAGATTTACTAGATGAATTACCAGAGTTAATCGCTAATGAATTACACCCTAATATCACTTCAATATTAAATAACTTGTGTGAAAGTGACGAGTTAAGGTGTAGCACAGGCGAACCTGCAAGAACACTAAGAATTGTCTTACAATCAGTAAGAGATTCCAGTGGCTCGACCTTAAAAGGAGTCGCAATAACAATTCAAGATTTAACTAGAGAAGTTGAACTAAATGCTATTCAAAGGAGATTTATCAGTAATGTTTCACATGAACTAAGAACACCCTTATTTAACATAAAAAGTTATGTTGAAACACTTCATGATCTTGATGATAAACTTGATCATAAAGAGAAAATGGAATTCCTAGAAGTAGCGAATTCTGAAACTGATAGACTTACAAGATTAGTAAATGATGTTTTAGATTTATCAAAAATAGAAACCGCAGGCAATGTAAATTTTGAAGCAATTAATCTAGCTCCTGCCATAGATCAAACAGTCAGGACATATAGACTAAATGCTGAAGATAAGAAAGTGGAAATCTCTCAAGAAATAGAAGAAAATATGGAGCTAATACTCGGCAACTGGGATTTACTCTTACAAGTTTTAGATAATTTAATTGGCAACGCTTTAAAATTCAGTTCTGCTGGCGGCAAAATTGTTTTAAGAGCATATACTTGGCCTGATACATGTATTACTTCTTCCCCAAAGATCGACAAAAAAGATGCCCCTTCTTGCGAAATTATATATCCACTCCCAAGATTAAGAATTGAAATTGGAGACACAGGTTGCGGAATATCAGAAGATAGTCAATTAAGAATTTTCGAAAGGTTCTATAGAGTTGAAAATGAT is a window of Prochlorococcus marinus subsp. marinus str. CCMP1375 DNA encoding:
- the purD gene encoding phosphoribosylamine--glycine ligase, translating into MNNEASHPSNSLPSLQKVLIVGGGGRENALAWAIAKHKKVEAVYVAPGNGGTKKQSSCHQLAIEESNDEELLKTCISLKIDLVVIGGEKPLASGLADKFRDAGLVVFGPGKNGAQLEASKKWAKDLMAEAGIPTARYWAANNKPEALDVLAKINQPLVVKADGLASGKGVRVCQSIQETREAIEEAFAGKFGEAGTTLVLEECLEGPEVSVFAISDGENLTILPTAQDHKRLLEGDKGPNTGGMGAYAPAKVLNSEGMDHIKETILKPTLEALNKRNINYRGVIYAGLMLTNDGPKVIEYNCRFGDPECQALMPLLGPELAQLLQAAALGSLKKAPFLKISPLMSACVVATTSGYPHNPKKGDLVSIQLDEKKDFPIQLFHSGTKLSKEGNLITSGGRVLSIVAQGANYNDAFNLVYEAIKEVNFDGINYRKDIGHQIRNIDSIY
- a CDS encoding HAMP domain-containing sensor histidine kinase; the protein is MTTNNINQIEPTQEEERSDDKTSHPGLKPLINKWWDEFSLRAKLLAIATLIVSLLMSGITFFALSSIQRDAGMNDTRYARDLGLLLSGNVTELVAKGQERELFNVAEKFWRSSRNIRYIFFTDTEGIVQLGIPISATPSDSKSEFQLRKKLQLPQELKKRPQFPLVRQHLTPQGQVTDVFVALLFKGKYVGNLALGVTPNKSALASAALTREITIAVFISIWILVIIGAVFNAQTITKPIRELVSGVREIAKGNFKSRIILPMSGELGELLDGFNNMASQLEDYDAANIEELRAAQVKQQSLIATMADGAILLNEKGKIVLVNPTARRLFRWEGRNLESQDLLDELPELIANELHPNITSILNNLCESDELRCSTGEPARTLRIVLQSVRDSSGSTLKGVAITIQDLTREVELNAIQRRFISNVSHELRTPLFNIKSYVETLHDLDDKLDHKEKMEFLEVANSETDRLTRLVNDVLDLSKIETAGNVNFEAINLAPAIDQTVRTYRLNAEDKKVEISQEIEENMELILGNWDLLLQVLDNLIGNALKFSSAGGKIVLRAYTWPDTCITSSPKIDKKDAPSCEIIYPLPRLRIEIGDTGCGISEDSQLRIFERFYRVENDVHTEVGTGLGLSIVREIIEKLGSNIRMVSIPGIGTTFWFDLPLAINDADEILVESERMRLKWDRKLEEELT